ACACATTGAAAAAGACTCGAACCATAATTAAAATAACCCATATAATGGGTTTTCTCCCACGGATTATTCTAACGACAATCATTGCAATAACAAAACTTATATAACAGGTTGGTTTAGACCATATGTTAAACCGACTGATTCGAAATGTTAAACCGGCCGCCACTGGacgttatataaaaaatttctttgattTCACATGGGTCATATGACACCCCTCATTATTAACTACCTCCGCCACTGGACGTAAGTGTACCGGCTGACAGATTAGAGAGAAGAGTCAAACTCACTTTTAAGGTTTGGCATCAAACCATTCGTATCTCGGTTCCTCGACACAGAGCCGAGCTTGATCCCATGCTTGTAAAACATTTTGAATGGGACcccatttaaaattttttttttgtatatactaaatatataaatgtttaatgtaaaataaaaaatgattaaaaaaatagattttaaaaattataatgatataaaaaaatttataatagacTAAAatgttcttttaaatttttaagtaaccaaaaaatactttatcttaaaaaaaaatttaaattaattttttttcaaaaacatattttaacaaaaataaaaattaaataattttttttgttttggataGGGCTCAGGTCCGGCTCTGCCTCAACACCAATGATTCCAAGACATGCACATGGTGTATGATTATGAAAGTCACAGTAGTAACCAGACCAAACCATGTCTCTTGTTATTTTTAGTCATACACGTCGCGTGAAGGAATTTTTTTGTGGACGTTAAAGAACAGTTGATTGGGAGTAGTTGGCTTCCTCAGTCTTTTGTGGACATCAGAGATTCTCACATATGAATCTTGAGAAGAAATCACATTCGTTGATTCATCACTTCTCTTCAATGGACGTCAACAATTCTTTTTATGATATCAGTCATATGAAGAGAAATACGTGGTTTGAATTCAATATTAAgttgaaacacaaaaataaggAAGAAAAATCTTCTAAATCATCAATATTTTGAATGCCCTCCTAGTAtatcaaaacaaatttcaaacattggcttcaagtattttttttcttcctctttgTTGTGATAGCAGTTGGGACACCATAACACACGATGGCAGCCCCTGTCAAGAATTGCTGAGCGCAGGCATAACGTGCATCAGCCATGAGCGACCCAATTCTCTCTGGTTTAACATCATCACTCCTCTCTCTCCAGAAACTTTCCAACATTGCCTTCACAAACTGGCTAATATCTTCTGGTACATCCCACAAGGTTGCCACAATGACAGGGGAACCGGCTAGCAGGAAAGATATCGGAACACTTTTTGGTACATATCTGCCTCCTCTATATGGCAAACCGCTGCAGCATCCCATAAGAAAAGCTGCAGAACATTTGTTCATATTCTCTACTTTCCGCATGGGAATATATTGATCTCCTgcaccaccccccccccccccccccccccccccccccattgcATGGCTCGAATCAgtaatttgaacttttttcttATAGGTGTATTATGTAAGGGAAAGGACCACCATACCAGAACCATGCCCATGATATAGGAAAAGATCACGATTTCCCAACGCATCATTTAGCTCCTGAGCAGAAGGAGCAGGTGGCTCTAATCCAGCTTCTACCtgtataaaacaaatatgatcGGTAACAACCAAGACAGACGAATTATAtcagtttattttaatatatgtgttaCCTTGATTTCCTTAATCTCGGACAATCCTTCAAGCACGGTTTGCAATGTTTTGCAATTATATTTCGGATCTAATAGATAACAAGAATCTCGAGGATCGATCACAAGGAAGGGAGAAGGATCTTCTCGGTAACAGCTTTTCTTAAGCACTGCTGATATACTACCCACAGAAGGCATACGGTATACTTCTTGTCTTCTCAATGTTGGAATGTTCTCCCATGGAAGCATCTATTATACAGAACAAGTGTGTTTCAGAGAATACAACATGTTACACATCAAGTAATCACAAATAACATTGAATACAATCAGACAGTACCATATGATATTCTAGTATTCTCTCCTTTAATTTTAATACTCGTAAAAGCTAACAAGGGTTTAGAATCAATGAGCAAGATTATATCTTTCCTATGTTGTATTTAAGAAGAAAACTCTATTCTAACAATGCACATCCAGAAAAtgtgaaccaaaaaaaagaagatgagaTTTACCATGCACCAACCTGAATCTCATGATCCAACACAAGTATTATCGGTTCTCTCTTCTCATTATAATCCTCTAGCTTGATCCCTGAGTCCCGTATCAGTTGTAAGGCTAGCCGGTACCTACTTCGAAGGTCATCAGATATACTGCTTCCATTTTCTTCATCAATATGGTCACTTGGATGACCTCCTATGCAGCAACCATTCTTTGAACAAAGCTGAGATATCCATGAGTCGCCGTCCTTGGCTGTGTCATTTCCAAGGAAAACCTTTAGAAGTGTCTCATTTACTTCCATATTACATTTGGCCCTTAGCTCTTCAACCAGCTTCTTTTGCGTGGACTCATGCGATTTACTATTTGAAGACTCTCCCAAAAGCAGATGCCTCCAGGGACCCAACCAGGTGTCTTCAAGGTTTCTgtatataataacaataatacaACACGcttcttttaaaaatagaaatatgcTGTAGTCCCGAATTGTGCAACTATAAGTGTGTTCACTATATGCATCACCTCCGCATGGAATGTGTACCTTAGCAATTTATTAAGACGAAGTTCAAGTTCGTCTATCTCCTTCCACCTCAATTTTTCATCTTCCATAGGAACCTGAGAACCAGTAAAGTTGTACTCCTTCAATATTAATCGAAATGCTGGAGCGACAACATCCACCACTGTGGAACCCCATGGAGAATCCCATCTTTTATCCATCTTTTCAATCCCACCTGCTTCGGTGTTGGTAAAATTATTTATGCTATCAAGTAACAATGACAGAAAGGAAATCCCCCTTGATCAACCAATGGATAGTATAAATTTTACCTTCTCCAAGTGAAGAATAAATTGGCAGAAGTACAGCTAAAGGCTGCTGACTCTTTGAGCTCAACCGTGACAAGAGCAGCCACCCACAAACTTGGGGGCTTTTCAATAACTCCTGCAACAATTTACTCAGTGTGCCTCCAAGCACGCTAATGCAGATGGCTGTCGTTTCTGGTAGACCATTGAAAAAGTTTTTTGCAAACTTAACAAGACCGTCGGTGCTTTTGGGAGCAAGCCTGCAGTGTCAGGTAAAAGACAATGGACtcagtaagaaaaaaaaaacaaataaatccaACTTTAATCCATGTTTTCTAGCTTTAAGACCTGAGAAAGTCGAATTCTTCAGAAGCCTGCAGATCAGAATGTTTTGGTCAGTGCAACTTATCTTATTAAGCAAAACTAACAAGGGATACACATATTAAGATACAACAAACATAACCAGTAAAACAGATCGTAGGAAATTAGTTTTGTTTACCAACCTCTTTATCTGAGTTGCGTCCTGATTTCATAAATTTTGACAAGAAGTGGTAGTTGCTATTAGCACCAAGAGAGGCTTGATGATAATATGTAACCCAATGACTTAAAGAAAGCTCCCCGTCACAGGGGAGTGAGAACTCAGACCCTATAGAAGAGACCAAGTATAACACAGCAAGCAACCTTGAAATCTGTTGTTGTACATCAGCCAGTCTCTTTTTAATATATGCTAAATCACtatcaaaacataaacataagaagaagaaaaagcttCACCTTTCGACAGAGTATCGGATCCTCTCTGCTAAGTACAAATGCCAACGTTAACAATGAAACCAGCGTCTGATATGGAATATGTGATAAATCACATAAAACAGACCTATACAAAGTAGTGATCAGTGATGTCTGGTGAAATTTACAAATTggcattttattaaatttgtatatTAACCAATATGACGAACCTGGAGTGGTAAGTTTGAAGACTCAACTTGCACAAGTTGTATAATATTCTTGCACGATCAAGACCAAATACATCTCCTTTGATTTCCTTCCCAATAAAATCCAGCAATGGACTGCGAGAAGAAGGTGAGCTGAGGATGGATACGGTACTGTTATACAAAGCAGCGATGCTATGCAAAATTGCCCCATGTGCTTGATGAACCTTTCCAGATTTAGCCAAACATTTTCCTGAAATGAAAATCGGTTTAGCTCTTAGAACAACCAATATTCTAGTCGAACATTAATCTGTGCATGTAATCCGTTCTTTGTTGGAAAAAAGACATAGCCGAGAAAAGAAAGTAATTTTAGGccgaaatttttaatttctaaggacatgcattttaaaaagtataaaaatagaatattataaGGGATAAGGGCATACCAAGGCTGACAAGAACCGTGCACGCAAGCCTCCTTTGGTAAAATTGCCATTTCAAACTTATAAAGTTATTCGGCAATCCAGATCTTGTAACTTCGTTAGAGAGGTGCTGCTGGCTTATTCTATTGATGCAAACGCAGATTCTGTTTTTAGTGTCCCGCATCAACCCCTTTGCATCACAGATATCAGATTCATCAATGAATCTACACTTCTTAGCAGGAAAGTTTTGAGGTCGTTCTTCAAGTGATCGACTCATTGAGCGAGTCAACCTTATAATAGGCTGCTCCTTCATCTCGCAAGCATGCACAATTAGAGCACCTCCTCCACGCCTCATTTTCGAGTCTCTTGGTTTCTCTACCTCGGCTGTTTGATTAATGCATCCTTTCCAAGCTGGGCAGCATATTTTTTGTAAGGCTGCACTATACAGACTCTCAGATTGTCTTTGAGACAAGTCTCCAAATTGCTTATCCAACGTAACCTCTAACATCAGCTTGCAGTTTCGGCAAGGAAAATTTTTTTGACTATCTGTTAGCAGCTTTTTCGCATTCTGGAGCTCCTTTTCTGCTAGATCCCTACACTGCATTTTATTGTAGAGATTCCCTAGTGGacagaaaaaacaaataagtgGCTTTCATGGCCTAAGGAAAAAAGACAAATTgcagaaaaaaattaatgaagcTTCATACCCAAAGCAAGAGAAAATGCAAGGACAAAAGGTTGTAGGCTCTGAATAGATGAAACAGTTTTTCCCCAAGATAGCAAGTTTCCAGCCCTATCTCTTTCCCCCATAAGCTCCCAAATACCACCAAGCtgcatttttaaaatagattaacAATGCAGAAATAGTGACAGTCCAAGCAACTGCCaaggaagttttttttttgaaaaaaaacaagaccTGAAGAACACTTTCCAAACAACATTGGAGCAAAATCCAAGGGCTTAAGTAGCAGCGGCTAATATCCCAGAGAAAAGTTCCACATGGCCATGAATCGGTATCTCTAAGACTTGAAACTTCAAACTTCTTAAAGTCGAAAGTCATTATTTCTACTGTCTGTGTAGTTTTCCCACTAAATCTAAACCATTTTCTTAGAAGAAAATTTCGAATCCTTTGTGCTTCCGTAGCATAAGAGAGAGCCTATAAAAAAAGGGAGATAAttaataatcttgatattaaaaAACAAACTTTCATAAAGTATCAAGAAAAAACTACAATCAGTTGCTATATAGTATATACTAGTAAGACTCTCATGATTCAAAAACTATCTTACCTTGTATAAATTACCACATGACAATTCTCTTTCACAGAGATCATAATATAGAGATGCAGCAACAAAAGACGAGAAACAGGGAAGTGGATCCTGGGAGACAAAATCATCACATTTTAGCCAAACAGTataatttagaagaaaataataGATACATCTATTTCTTACACTTGAGACTGGTTTGGAAGTTGTGTCTAGTTTGGAAGCTGTGCGTTTAATCTCAACTATTGTGATGTCTGACTCATGTATGCTCAGCTCGAACCCAATTGATTTTGCTTTTGAAAACTGCAAGCAACTTTTCCAGAAATCTGTTGACTCTGATATTTCATCAAAGTAGCATGATAATCCCGTGATGACAGCATCATCTATTGGAGAAGGACATAACGCATGACTTAGCCGTCTACAGTCCCACAACATTGCCAAAGCATCCTTCAATCTGACATTTCTCCCTTTAAATATTCTAAACATCAAGTCGTATATCCGTTGATGGAGCTCTATCCAACCCTAAAATTGGAGGAAAATAGAAGTATTAAAGGCTagaaaaattgtaaaacaatCAGAATGAATGGAGGTATATCCCAAgagaataaattttaatatgataaaattacaaaatatacctTTATTGAGACCAAATCAATTACATTGAACAGTAGAGGAATCACGTTTTCCAGGGGCATAGTCTCACCAGACTGAATCCATACACATAGATTCAATGATTTGTTAATGTCTTCGAAAATTTGCTGCACATAAAAGTAGGATTAGAAGTAAAGAAAATAGCACACAATTATAGACATTAGCGaccaaacataaataaataaacaaaattgacGTAACTCAATGATGTTACCTTGGACTCTGGTTTAGTTTCTTGGAAGTATAACGCTcttaagaaatatataatagttaGTTGGAAACAAGTCTCATGGCCCTCATTAGATATGCTTTCCTGTGTCAATGACAAAGAAATCATTCACAAAAAGAATTGAACGGTAGTTAAGCTGTTAAACATAGTAAATAAATTACCAAATTAGATATTCCTTCTGATAAATGACGAACACAATCTTGTTCAAAAGCTCTTTTTCAACACGTGCTTGTTTAACAGGCTCTTGTTCAACAGGCTCTTGTTTAGCACCCTCTTGTTTAACACACTCTTTTTCAACACGCTCTTGTTCAGCTCTAGCAATCCTTGCTTTCCATGTTAAAACTCTTGCTCTCTCCAAGAATAGATCTTTTGTGATGATAACATCTTTCAAAAGGATATCAGCAATTTTTATCTGATTTGCGCGACATAATTTTGAGCACACAGGAACGAACTCCTCATAAGCAAGAATCTCCTACACGTGTGATGTAAGAATATAAGTTCATTTTATTTGTAAATGACAACAACAGATATATATAACAAGTAAACTAGAATGCAAGGTAACATGTCACTTATTGCTTTGGAAATCTATTGCATAAATTAAGTAATTGGTAGGATCCCAACCTGCTCCAAGATATTTCCAGTCACTATTTTCGAAATCTTCTGAGAAGATAGCAGCAAGGAGTGAAAGAGTGTACATGAGTCAGCCAGATCAGGACTCTTATGACGCTTGTGTTGTATCTGATGATAAAATGCAATTAGAAGCGTGAATTAGAAAGCAAGCGGAAAACGCTGAAGCATAAAGTTACCTTAACCCACTGTTGTATTATTGGTGTAAGGTCTGGTAAACTTGCGATGAGTTTTTTAGCTAAAGACCAAGTTtctagaataaaaaaaacaagctcCTCAATTTTTAACTCTCCATATTGCTCGAGAACATCCAGATAGTATGCAGATTTGCGACATGCCTCGCTCACAAAATCAGTAACTGCTTTTTCGGACACAAAATCCTCAGATGAGTTAGACTCAAATTTCAGACAGATGAGTCTAACACAATTCCACACGGTTCTAATACATAACTCGAACGCTATGGAAACCTGCAAAGTACAACCATCAATATTGAGAAAATAGACTAGACTGCAAAAAACTtgtaataaaatgaaaatttagagCTCACGGATGCAACCTTTTTAGAATGCTTTATATTGTCACCAGTTTCAGGAAATGAAGCACATAGATGTATGAGCTCTGGAGGTGAAATCCACGGACTAGCAATTACATCCTCAACTAGGCAGGAAATGATCTAAACATGGAAAACCTTGAGATGGTTAGTTTGCCAAGAACTACGACCTTACAAAAAGAAGAGTCTAAATAAAATCCACAGGTAAGCATTTAACCTTCAGTGCAGAGATGCAGAAGTCATGCAGTGAATCCCCATCGAGAAAATGCTGCGGCACTGCTGGTTCTCTAAGGATCGAGAGTGCACACTCTCCCATAGCTGAGACCAGCATTGTGAGCATTTTATTGCTGTCACCATTTCCAATAGGATCTCTTTCAGTAAGACgattattattgttttgttctttgttaAGTGGCGGCATCAGAGTGTCGAACCACTTTGAATCGCTTTCAGAGGCGATGAGAGACCAGTCAGGTACTTGAGCTTGAAACTCTGAACAAAGTAGACCACATGATTCATCCTTCCCAGCTTTCCTCTCGTTAAACTGACTACTGAGTCTCTCTCTTAGATTGTAACTAGGCCCAGCACTATCCCGATACAAAGATGGATGCATCTTCTGGATTTTCTGAAACAAACGCAAGCAAATGATCAAGACTTGGAATGGAACAACAATAGTTAGATCAGAGAGGACATAGTTACAATCACCATAGGAGATTAGACTCTGTTTCAATCACACACGATGGACAACCTCTGTGTAGTGGGACAGCATAGAGAATGTTCTTAGCAATAACATTTCCTAAGCTGCTACTAGCGACTACTTAAAATGCTTTAAGACACATGCAATTCATGATTTCAAATAAATATACACACCCACCTGCCAAGTCTTTTCACAAGCCGAATCAGTAGTGTTTGTTCTTGAGGCCCTAAACAGAAGAAGCTGTTTCCAAGGCTCTTCACTTCCATAAGAATCCCACTTTGATCTATCCGGCAAAGAAGCATTAGATGTGTCACATGGATCCTTAGCAGCCTCGCTTAACCATTTTAAAGTCTCTACAGAACATTCCCGTTTCATCTTCCCAGGCGAAGAGTGATCCTTGTCAACTTTCTCAAGCAACCACTTGAACTCTGCTCCTACTTTCCTCAACTCATAGTTGCTCTTGGCTTGAGATACAAAGTCTCTAAGCCTAGCAATCAGATCCTTTGAGGTTCCAGGCAACCCCGGGCTAGAATCACTGTTCAACCATCGAGCAAGTGCGGCGAGATACTTGACATAGATCAATTTCGCACCAAGCCCTAATCCAGACTCCTGACCAACTTTATCCCATGCAGCATTCTCAGAAACGGCTTTAAACCCGCCTCTATTACTAACGGTGATGATAAGTCTGAGCCAATCCATGGAACTCCCGTGGCTAGTCATCGGGGAGAGGTAGAGGACAAATGAGGGCTTTTTTTGTCCCCAGGGAAAGAGATCTTAAACCTTAAAAGAATTCTGATACGCACCAGTAACAGTCGTCTATTGGAAACAAAGGGGATGTTAGGGTTTTCTCAGTAGGGAGTCGTGGGGGAAGAAAAAAGAGGATAAGTCGAGCCACGTTTTGTTTTGAATAAGTCAATGTTAACTAGAAAGCTGGTTCTGTCTTTGGTAGAGGATACTAATGTCTTTCGTACACAATAAAATGCGTCTCAAAAGTACAATGCGACTTTTGCTGCGTAATAAGAAAATCTTTAAAGTGACTTTTAGGAGGTAATTTTTTCGtttttacatagtttttttttaattaaaaaaaaaaaattcaatttcaaaataaaatcactTTTATTTAGATAAGCTTCAAAATTCTCTAATTTAGAGGTGGGCGTTCGAgtatccattcgggtttggttcgggtcTATTCGAGTTTCGGATTTTCGGGGTCagacccattcggatatttctaaaatttggtttgggttcggtttggatctTTACGGGTTCGGTaagggttcggataacccatttaaattatttttaaagttttaaaatttattatatactttaaatttctcaaaatctatacaaaaaaacatattacatataaatttgaataacatatgtcaaaatacttaaacttaacatGTTTATTAGTTTTGTTTCAATAGTTGAATACATAAtcgatatatattttaagtattattaGTGTTTTGACTATACTTTAGTTATTTagacatttatttttaactatttgtatatattttcaagtattttggataacttaaaagtatcttatatatcttggatgcttttaaatatatattaaatctaaaaataattaatatatttaggtatataagtctatttcggatacattcAGATACCCATAATACTTCGGtacggatcggattcggtttcggttatctaaataccaaaattttgaactcaTTCGGATATTTTATCAACGTCGGTCCGGATTCGGTACTACTTTTtcagatcggattcggttcagtTTCAGGTTTTTTACCCAGCTCTATTCTCCGTACCTTACAGCAACAGCCCCTTCATCATTCTTcaatttctctctctcctctgcaTCTCCATTACTCACTGTCTCTCTTTCCTCTGCATTATCTTCTCTcgatcatctctctctctctctctctctctctctctctctctctctctctctctctctctctctctctctcactttgTGTTCTTTGTCGTATGTTCTTCGCAGTCTACAAAACgtaatttattaaagatatttaAATCAGTCTCACAACTTTCCTTACTTCAGTTTTTCTGTCAATGATTTCATGTCGATGATTTCTTGTCCATGATTTCATGTCCATTATTTTCTGTCCATGATCTTCTGTCCATGATTTCCTGTCCATGATTTCTTATTCATGATCAATCAGTTTCTCATGTCTTTAGTCTTGCTCTTTGTTCTCTTCATGTCAATACtttccccctcaagcttgaccataggaACTTGGTCAAGCgtggaaaccatgaagcatttCCTCATTAAAACATATACTTGAAAAAACTACTTGGGACAAAAACCaaacaaaggaaaaagagtagaacacttcatgacAAGAGAAGTCTATGAGTCCAAGCTTAGGATGAATGAACTCACAAACCTTGCTGCAagctgccttggtgaatatgtcagctagttgatctt
Above is a genomic segment from Brassica napus cultivar Da-Ae unplaced genomic scaffold, Da-Ae ScsIHWf_40;HRSCAF=73, whole genome shotgun sequence containing:
- the LOC125603850 gene encoding separase-like; translated protein: MTSHGSSMDWLRLIITVSNRGGFKAVSENAAWDKVGQESGLGLGAKLIYVKYLAALARWLNSDSSPGLPGTSKDLIARLRDFVSQAKSNYELRKVGAEFKWLLEKVDKDHSSPGKMKRECSVETLKWLSEAAKDPCDTSNASLPDRSKWDSYGSEEPWKQLLLFRASRTNTTDSACEKTWQKIQKMHPSLYRDSAGPSYNLRERLSSQFNERKAGKDESCGLLCSEFQAQVPDWSLIASESDSKWFDTLMPPLNKEQNNNNRLTERDPIGNGDSNKMLTMLVSAMGECALSILREPAVPQHFLDGDSLHDFCISALKIISCLVEDVIASPWISPPELIHLCASFPETGDNIKHSKKVASVSIAFELCIRTVWNCVRLICLKFESNSSEDFVSEKAVTDFVSEACRKSAYYLDVLEQYGELKIEELIQHKRHKSPDLADSCTLFHSLLLSSQKISKIVTGNILEQEILAYEEFVPVCSKLCRANQIKIADILLKDVIITKDLFLERARVLTWKARIARAEQERVEKECVKQEGAKQEPVEQEPVKQARVEKELLNKIVFESISNEGHETCFQLTIIYFLRALYFQETKPESKQIFEDINKSLNLCVWIQSGETMPLENVIPLLFNVIDLVSIKGWIELHQRIYDLMFRIFKGRNVRLKDALAMLWDCRRLSHALCPSPIDDAVITGLSCYFDEISESTDFWKSCLQFSKAKSIGFELSIHESDITIVEIKRTASKLDTTSKPVSSDPLPCFSSFVAASLYYDLCERELSCGNLYKALSYATEAQRIRNFLLRKWFRFSGKTTQTVEIMTFDFKKFEVSSLRDTDSWPCGTFLWDISRCYLSPWILLQCCLESVLQLGGIWELMGERDRAGNLLSWGKTVSSIQSLQPFVLAFSLALGNLYNKMQCRDLAEKELQNAKKLLTDSQKNFPCRNCKLMLEVTLDKQFGDLSQRQSESLYSAALQKICCPAWKGCINQTAEVEKPRDSKMRRGGGALIVHACEMKEQPIIRLTRSMSRSLEERPQNFPAKKCRFIDESDICDAKGLMRDTKNRICVCINRISQQHLSNEVTRSGLPNNFISLKWQFYQRRLACTVLVSLGKCLAKSGKVHQAHGAILHSIAALYNSTVSILSSPSSRSPLLDFIGKEIKGDVFGLDRARILYNLCKLSLQTYHSRSVLCDLSHIPYQTLVSLLTLAFVLSREDPILCRKISRLLAVLYLVSSIGSEFSLPCDGELSLSHWVTYYHQASLGANSNYHFLSKFMKSGRNSDKEASEEFDFLRLAPKSTDGLVKFAKNFFNGLPETTAICISVLGGTLSKLLQELLKSPQVCGWLLLSRLSSKSQQPLAVLLPIYSSLGEGGIEKMDKRWDSPWGSTVVDVVAPAFRLILKEYNFTGSQVPMEDEKLRWKEIDELELRLNKLLRNLEDTWLGPWRHLLLGESSNSKSHESTQKKLVEELRAKCNMEVNETLLKVFLGNDTAKDGDSWISQLCSKNGCCIGGHPSDHIDEENGSSISDDLRSRYRLALQLIRDSGIKLEDYNEKREPIILVLDHEIQMLPWENIPTLRRQEVYRMPSVGSISAVLKKSCYREDPSPFLVIDPRDSCYLLDPKYNCKTLQTVLEGLSEIKEIKVEAGLEPPAPSAQELNDALGNRDLFLYHGHGSGDQYIPMRKVENMNKCSAAFLMGCCSGLPYRGGRYVPKSVPISFLLAGSPVIVATLWDVPEDISQFVKAMLESFWRERSDDVKPERIGSLMADARYACAQQFLTGAAIVCYGVPTAITTKRKKKNT